In Procambarus clarkii isolate CNS0578487 chromosome 6, FALCON_Pclarkii_2.0, whole genome shotgun sequence, one DNA window encodes the following:
- the LOC123754188 gene encoding uncharacterized protein yields the protein MHARTSTCRPSLEPVGPRANPRGLMPKRERKEARQPRASSQSSAMPRGQRRPGHGSRAGTGKGLQEPGHVASPPGITQEARPGTPVRARREAWPLGQPMVPSRSASGSTCGGGRGSQGREGKPRYSLTPTHKDSADRRGVGPRGRAPEGTGPPTPGHVASPPRRMPCRSQGARQGWRPGTQQARWGVSKAHRPLGTWHTHAGPRRAPAASDCSGTAMWARRALLDPPGQHNAPKALGN from the coding sequence ATGCACGCCCGGACGAGCACGTGCAGACCTAGCCTCGAGCCAGTGGGGCCACGCGCTAATCCACGAGGTTTAATGCCcaagagggagaggaaggaagcGAGACAGCCCAGAGCAAGCTCCCAAAGTAGCGCCATGCCACGTGGCCAACGCCGCCCAGGGCATGGGTCCCGGGCAGGCACTGGCAAGGGACTGCAGGAACCTGGCCACGTGGCGTCGCCGCCTGGCATCACGCAGGAAGCCCGGCCGGGCACGCCCGTCCGTGCACGGCGCGAAGCCTGGCCCCTAGGGCAGCCCATGGTACCCAGCAGATCGGCGTCAGGGAGCACGTGTGGAGGCGGGAGGGGTAGCCAAGGACGGGAGGGGAAGCCTAGGTACTCCCTGACGCCCACCCACAAGGACAGCGCCGATCGACGTGGCGTGGGCCCCAGGGGACGGGCCCCCGAGGGCACAGGCCCACCAACGCCAGGCCACGTGGCGTCGCCGCCAAGGAGGATGCCGTGCCGGTCACAGGGGGCCAGGCAGGGCTGGCGCCCGGGCACACAGCAGGCCCGCTGGGGCGTGTCCAAGGCACACAGGCCTCTAGGGACATGGCACACACATGCTGGCCCTAGGCGTGCACCAGCAGCGAGTGACTGCAGCGGCACCGCAATGTGGGCCCGAAGGGCGCTCCTGGATCCCCCAGGGCAGCATAACGCGCCGAAGGCCCTAGGGAACTAG